A DNA window from Zonotrichia albicollis isolate bZonAlb1 chromosome 2, bZonAlb1.hap1, whole genome shotgun sequence contains the following coding sequences:
- the CRYAA gene encoding alpha-crystallin A chain yields MDITIQHPWFKRALGPLIPSRLFDQFFGEGLLEYDLLPLFSSTISPYYRQSLFRSVLESGISEVRSDRDKFTIMLDVKHFSPEDLSVKIIDDFVEIHGKHSERQDDHGYISREFHRRYRLPANVDQAAITCSLSNDGMLTFSGPKVPSNMDASHSERPIPVSREEKPSSAPSS; encoded by the exons atggacATTACCATCCAGCACCCCTGGTTCAAGCGTGCTCTGGGACCCCTCATTCCAAGCCGTTTGTTTGACCAGTTTTTTGGAGAGGGTCTCCTCGAGTATGACCTCCTGCCTCTGTTCTCATCCACTATCAGCCCCTACTACAGGCAGTCCCTCTTCCGCAGCGTGCTGGAGTCGGGCATTTCAGAG GTGAGGTCTGATCGGGACAAGTTCACAATCATGCTGGATGTAAAACACTTCTCTCCCGAAGACTTGAGCGTGAAGATTATTGACGACTTTGTGGAAATCCATGGCAAGCACAGTGAAAGGCAG GACGACCATGGCTACATCTCCCGGGAATTCCACCGCCGGTACCGCCTGCCTGCCAACGTGGACCAGGCTGCCATCACCTGCTCGCTGTCCAACGATGGCATGCTGACCTTCTCGGGCCCCAAGGTCCCCTCCAACATGGACGCCAGCCACAGCGAGAGGCCCATCCCCGTGTCCCGGGAGGAGAAGCCCAGCTCGGCGCCCTCCTCCTGA